The following DNA comes from Macaca thibetana thibetana isolate TM-01 chromosome 14, ASM2454274v1, whole genome shotgun sequence.
GCTCGGGCAATCAGTCCGTGCGCCTGGTCACGTCATCAACCCACAATCGCTACGAGACGGTGGAAATGGTCTTCATTGCCACAGTGACAGGCTCCCTGAGCCTGGTGACTGTCGTGGGCAACATCCTGGTGATGCTGTCCATCAAGGTCAACAGGCAGCTGCAGACGGTCAACAACTACTTTCTCTTCAGCCTGGCGTGTGCTGATCTCATCATAGGCGCCTTCTCCATGAACCTCTACACCGTGTACATCATCAAGGGCTACTGGCCCCTGGGCGCTGTGGTCTGCGACCTGTGGCTGGCCCTGGACTACGTGGTGAGCAATGCCTCCGTCATGAACCTTCTCATCATCAGCTTTGACCGCTACTTCTGCGTCACCAAGCCCCTCACCTACCCTGCCCGGCGTACCACCAAGATGGCAGGCCTCATGATTGCCGCTGCCTGGGTCCTGTCCTTCGTGCTCTGGGCGCCTGCCATTTTGTTCTGGCAGTTTGTGGTGGGCAAGAGGACAGTGCCCGACAACCAGTGCTTCATCCAGTTCCTGTCCAACCCAGCAGTGACCTTCGGCACAGCCATCGCTGCCTTCTACCTGCCTGTGGTCATCATGACGGTGCTGTACATCCACATCTCCCTGGCCAGTCGCAGCCGAGTCCACAAGCACCGGCCCGAAGGCCCGAAGGAGAAGAAAGCCAAGACGTTGGCCTTCCTCAAGAGCCCACTAATGAAGCAGAGCGTCAAGAAGCCCCCACCTGGGGAGGCCACCCGGGAGGAGCTGCGCAACGGCAAGCTGGAGGAGGCCCCCCCGCCGgcgctgccaccaccaccacgccccatgACTGACAAGGACACTTCCAATGAGTCCAGCTCAGGCAGTGCCACCCAGAACACCAAGGAACGCCCAGCCACAGAGCTGTCCACCACAGAGGCCACCACACCCGCCATGCCCGCCCCTTCCCTGCAGCCGCGGGCCCTCAACCCAGCTTCCAAATGGTCCAAGATCCAGATCGTGACAAAGCAGACAGGCAATGAGTGTGTGACAGCCATTGAGATTGTGCCTGCCACGCCTGCTGGCATGCGCCCTGCGGCCAACGTGGCCCGCAAGTTCGCCAGCATCGCTCGCAATCAGGTGCGCAAGAAGCGGCAGATGGCGGCCCGGGAGCGCAAAGTGACACGAACGATCTTTGCCATTCTGCTAGCCTTCATCCTCACCTGGACGCCCTACAACGTCATGGTCCTGGTGAACACCTTCTGCCAGAGCTGCATCCCTGACACAGTGTGGTCCATTGGCTACTGGCTCTGCTACGTCAACAGCACCATCAACCCTGCCTGCTATGCTCTGTGCAACGCCACCTTTAAAAAGACCTTCCGGCACCTGCTGCTGTGCCAGTATCGGAACATTGGCACTGCCAGGTAGGCAGGCAGGAGTGCCCTAGGAGGTGCTGGTATTGCGTGCGTCTGCTGGGGGACCACACGGCTCACCTGCTGTGGGGAAGAGTTGCAGGCACCATTCCGTGTTCATGTTTGCTGAGGAGGAAGCTCAGAAGAGGCTCTGGCTGCATTCAGAGACCAGCTCTCTGCTCAGGCTGAGGAGGCTCACCCCAGGGAATGTCTGAATTGGGGCTGCCTGGCCCACCTCTGTGGCCCTGCTTCCGCGAGCTGTGGGGCACTGGCCTGGGTGGGCACCTGCCCCACTGTGGCCATCAGCAGTGCTGAGAGAATGGACATCTGGACGGGGGCCGAAGCCCAGGGCCCCTCAGGAGGAACAGAGGGACCAGTGCTTGGAAAAGGAGGCTTGGGATGGGAGTAGAAGGGTTGGAGTCCCCCATTCTGCTGTAATCGGTGCTTTCTGCCCCCCTGCACCCTGCATGTAGGCTCAGCCCCCTCTCCCCAGATCCCACTCCAGAGGCAGAACTCTCTGGCTGCAGCTACTCAGCCAGGTTCTGGGTGGGTACGGTGGAGGCCAGGTCCCCACAACCCCAGCAGCACTGCCCTTGTCACATTACGATGGGGCAGCTGGGAGGTCAGGGGTTCTCTCTCAGGAACTGAGGTCTGGCCTCCTCCGGTCCCAGGCTGAGCTGAGAGTGGTCCGCTTATTCAGAAGACAGCCCCCTGCGGCCCCGGCCTTAGAAGGCTGTCCCAGGTCGCACATCGAGTCAGGGTGAGGCTGTGGTGGGCGGTATTCCCATCCGCCCTCTTCAAACCTCTCACCCTCTGGCTTCTGCAGGGTGGAGGCCTGGGTCACACAGGCAAGAGGAAAGGGGTCGACCTGGTGGCTCACTCGGGTTTCCGTGACAGTGGGAAGGGGGAGGTGGGCAGTGAGGTAGCCACGCAACCCCCCGCATCTGCTCTCCCCCAATGGGTAGAACCTTCCTGATTGGCTGTGGGTTGGATCAAAAGACCTTTGACTGGGCGAGGCCGAGATGGGTGCGGTGGTTCCAGTGAGTCAGCCAGgttcccttccccagccctggtCCCTGGGGGAGATGAGGACCGAGAGGCTTAGGCGACTTGATGGCGGGCACCCTTTCGGGGGCCCTGGAAGAAATTTTCGTAATTGTTCTGCTTTTTCCATGAGCTCTGGAgagcacccaccaccaagcccccAGCCCCCTGAAACCCACCAGTCCCTACAGCCTGGTCTTTctccccaccttcccactccCAAACACATTTCCACAGCAAACTCCTTGGGAAGGggcttttatatattaaaaaagaaaagcttttattgGGGGGGGAAAAAGTTTATTTGATGTGTTTCTTAGTAATGGAATTGTGGGGAAGAACAAAAGCGGGCTCTGGGACTCACATTGCTTTGGGGGAGGCTAAAGCTTCCCAGAATCCCTTGTCCCTCCCCACTTTGGGCACttaggggtggggctggggagtgaGAGGGACAAGGCAGGGAATGATTGATTAAAGCTAACGAGCAGACAGAAGGCACTGGTGGGTCATATCTCGGGCCTGGAAGAGGGAGGGCGTGGGCCAGGCCCCATGTAACACCAGGGGCTCCTTGGCATCCAGGCTTGGCCTCTagtcctttcccttccctttcttggctgtaaaacaagaaagaaagattaatacCGTATCAACAGGCCGACCCATTGCAGACCGCGGGctccacaaacacacacccaggcatcagggaaggaggagaagattCTGCCCCCTAGTGGTTTCCAATCAGCTGACCCGGAAGCAAGGGATGGGGCCGCCATTGTGATGTGGACATCGGACACCCCCAGCTTCCTATTTCCACTTGGGATCAGAAAACCTTCAAGTTTCCAGTTCCGGTCCTGGTCACAGCAGCCCTGGACAGCGTCAGCCTCCTCACCTGAGAAGCGGGCAGATTCACCCGTGCCCTGTTGGCCTCACTGAGCTGAGTCAGGAGTGAGCTGAGAGGCCCAGGGTGGGCTGTGACCTCCTCCCAACACTAGAAAGGGCAGAGCTGACCAGATGCTGCCCGTGGCTGGAGAGCTGACAAAGGCAAGCCGTTCCAGGACAACTTTCCCTGGGTCCTAAGCCAGATGCTCCAATGGAGTAGCTTGAGTTGGTCCCTATTTGGGCCAGGGAAGATTTATGTCCCCAGCATCACCTGCCGCCCCTCTTGTAGTGCCCATCTCTAGACTTTTCCAGGCAGGGAAGCCAAGTGAGGCGATGTCAGGAAGCTATTGGCCAGGACTCAAAACTTAAGGTTTAACCTGGAATGGTCCCCTCACAGGCGGCGGGGGCGGGAGAGGGGGGGAGCAGACCCCTTGGGACAGCCCCACCCCCTTCTCCTCTCGCTGACCTTTGGCCTTGGCTTTGGTCTTGGGGGTGCAGGGCTTGGTGACGCGGATGGTCTCCTGGCACTGGGCATTGTAGCGCGCCTTCTTCAGGGTGCCTTGGCGGACTTTGGTGCCTGTGCCCCCATCACACGCACCCCAGTTCTCAAACTTGTACTTGCAGTCGGCTGGTGGGAGAGCGGCCCGGGTCAGCGCTGCACGCCCCCGCGGCCGTCCCTCCAAGGGTCTGCCCAGGCTTCGGCGAGGCTGTGCCCCCATCTCCTGCCCTCCGCCTGCGCCCCGCCTCACCTCCAAACTCCTTCTTCCAGTTGCAGGGCACCCTGCACCGGATGCGCTGGGTCTGGGCCCCGCAGGTGCCCTCGCGGAAACCCACGCCGCAATCCTTGCTGCTGGGGGTGCAGGGCCCCCAGGCCCACTCCGCACACTCGCTCCCCGGGCCGCCCTTCTTCACCTTGTCTACAACGCGCGGGGAACAGAGTTCAGGACGGGGGCACGGGGAGACTCCCTCAGGGGCCGCCTTCCTGGGGTTCCAGGCTGGGAACCCAGGCGGCCCAGCCCAGAGGTGGCGGGGCCTCGCCTGCCCGTCCCCAGCCCTCCTTCGATCATCCCCCATCACCTTTCTTTTTGGCCACTGCGGAGGTGAGCGCCAGCAGGGCGAGGAGAGTGAGAAGGAGGAAGCCTCGGTGCTGCATCCTGGGGGGAGAGCGCGAGTCTGAGTCCCTGGCCCGTCCCCTTCCCCGCCGGGGGCCGCGTGCAGGGCCCTCCCACCCCCGCGTGCCCCACTTTCTAGGCCCCAAGTCGGGCTGCGAGGGTGGCGGCGGTGGGAAGACTTGGGGCGGCCCCTCGCCGCTAGCCCGGACGCACCGCCGAGAGGAGACTCCCTGGGGGGCGCCTCGAGCCTAAGACGCAGCTCagacccccacccccgcctccaGCCCCCAGATCGGCCGCGGCCGGGAGGACCGGGGGCCGCCGCGCGCTCACTCGCTCGCTGCCCGCGCTGCTTCGCTCCCTCCCGCGCCGGGCCCGTCCCGCTCCGGCCGCCGCGGCCCCTTTTGTCTCCAGAACCGGTCTGAGCCGGTCACATGGGCCCCcgccccctctccccaccccccagggAAGGacccgccccgccccctcccctcaAACCCGCACCGCCCCCGACCCCGGCGTCCCCGCCCCCGCTCCCGCCGGCGCCCCCTGAGCTTCTACTCCGGCGTCCGTGCGCCCAGCCCCGCGCCCTCGCCTCTCCCCGCCGGTGTCCTCCGCGCTGCGACGGCGGCCTCTCCCGGCCCCAGGCCCCTTCCCGCCCGTGCACACCGGCCCCCGGCCCACTCCCTGAGCCGCCGCCCGCTGCCCCCATCCCGGGTCATCCCCTGCCGTACGCCAGGGCCCGGGCCGCCCTCAGGCCCCGGCTTCCCTTGCCTGCCGCGGAGCCCCCGCGACTGTGTAACGAGCCGGGCCCGCTCCCCTCCACGGCCGGCTCAGCCCTGGCGCCCTGCTGGCTACTGGGGAGGGGGCGCCACCTGGGACCGTTTCCGCGGGTGGGCAGGGAGGCGCTCTGCTGTGCTGAGGGGAGTCTGGGACTCGGACCCCCAGAGAAAGTCACGGGTGCGGTCACCCAGTGCCTTTCCGGGAGCACGGGCATGAGGGACAGCGAGTGAGGGTCCTGGGGGAGGAGCCCGCGGACCTGGATTTGGTGAAACTTGGCGCTGACACGAGCCGTCTGAGAAGTTCCAGACCTGGCCACAGCGGCGGCTCCAAGTGCCCACCCCCTCTGACCCCGGGCCTGCGGCATTGCCTCGCCCGGTTCCCCCAAACCCGGAGAGCCCCcgaggcctgggggaggggcttgctcaaggccacagGGCAAATGGGCCACAGAGCCCGGGCtcgcccccgccccaccccttTCACTTTCATTGTTGTTCCCCGCGGGAAGCGGGAAGCCGGAGGGATCGGCCCCGCCCCTGGCCCCGACGAGCTCGGCCGTCGGGCAGAGGTCAGGAACCGGGCAGGCCCTGGGACCCACCCCCAAACGGGAGCCGGGGACCCGAGAAGGTGCTGTCGACAGCATCCAGTTCCCCACCCCGAGGACAACCCCGCAGCCCCCGCTTTTTGTTAGACCTCCTCcgcaaaagaagaaaagcagaaaagaaaaaaatccactttaCTGAGTCACACCCAGCTGTAAACATGTCACCGTGAGAgtcccgccccccacccccaggccgcACAGTCCGCGATGAAATGACGGGGGAGCGGGGAGGGTCGCCGGAGCGGGTGCCAAGCAGGGCAGGGCGGGCAAGTGCAGCAGGCGCTGGGTGTCCGGGAGGAAGCCcgggggaggtggggtggggcaaGAGCGGAGGCTGGGGGCCCGGCCGAAGACCAGGGGGCCCTGGAAGCCTCTTTCCGAAGGCCTCCCTCTTTCTCCAGCCCCTCCACTCCTCGGAGGGCATCTGCTGCGGCCAGGGAGCGCCCTGACCCAGAATCCCCCCGCCAAAGGCATGTCCAACCCAGCCGTGTCCTGTTCCCCTGTGAGCCTCCGGGTCCGTTGGGGGCCTCAGGGGGACAGGTGAGGCCCCCAGCTCCTGAATCCAGCCCTAGGTTTGGGCGGCTCCTTAGGGCGCGGCACGGGGTTCTTTCCCTGGGGCCTGGGTCCCCCCGTGGCCGTCCCACTGGAATGTGGCAGTGAGGTGGGCAAGGAGGGCGCTCGTCCCCTGGCCGCATTGTCCCTCCTGCTGCCCGTGGGCAGCCCGCTACACAGCCGTCTCCTGGTCCTCCCGCTGGATCATCTGGTAGTGCTGCCGGTTCTCCAGGTAGGCGGCCAGCTCGGTGTCCTGAGCCTTCTCAGCCCGCTGCCGGGGAGTGTCTCCCTGAAGGAGGGGGGAGCTGCGATCAGCAGGGGCCAGAGGCAGGCCTACCCCCTAGCAGGCTGAGAAGTAGGGGCTCTACCTCCCTGTGGCCTGGTCGGGAGGGAGGCCTCTCTGCCCACCAGCTCCTCCCCTGCTGGCTCAGGTTTCTCAGCGTCTGGACTGCGTCTTCCCAGggacagcccccagccccagctctcctCTAGGACCTTGGGAAGGGTTTGGTTGGTGCCTGCATGGGCTTCCTGCCCGCCGTCTGCTCACCTGCTGGTCTGTCTTCATGAGCGAGGCCCCGGCCTCCACGATGTAGTGGCAGATGGTGCGCTGGCCCAGGGCCGCTGCCTGGTGCAAACAGGTCTCCCCGCTGGGGGAGCAGGGGCTGGCTGTGTACCCCATCCCGGCCCCTGATCCACCCATCTGTCTCCCAAGGGCCATCGGAAAAGGCACGAAGTTCAGGGCTCTGGGGCAACAGGGGTGGCCCAGGGGACGACAGATGTGGCCAGGAAGTTTATGGGCTCTGACCTGACAAAatgggaggggtggggaaaaGGGCGGTTTCTGGGATGACCAGGGTCCTGCACTGCCCAGATACTCACTTTTCCTCCACGGCATCGAGGATCTCTGGGGGGgctggagaaggggagagggtggTCAGAGAGGCCTgacagcccctcctcctcccaccttggccccagGCCCTGGGCTCCATCGCCCGGCTCACCATGGTCCAGCAGGTAGCGGACCACATCCTTGCTGCCAGTGCTGACTGCATGGTGCAGGAGCGTGCGGCTCCGCTCATCTCGGTGCATGAGGTCGCCCCCAGCTCGGTGCAGCTCCTGGAGCTGAGGGCAGGAGGCATGGCAGGGCAGGGCCTCCTGGGGCCACCCCTCCTTCCCCCAGCTGACACGCTGGCCCACAGCCGGGTACACCAGCACAGGCCTGAAATGAGTGCGCTCATACATCTTACTCCCGAGTTGCCTCTGTGGGTCTCTCTGGAGCACCAGAGGGGCCTCTCACCCCACAGCCTGTGGGCTCCCTGGCAGCATTGGTGACCAGGCCCTGGAGCAGTGCTTCCTCTGACCTGCTCCTTTCTAAGCACCAGGGACTGGTGGACTGAGCTAGGAAGCCCCTACTAGGAGCCATCTATTGTGGCCTAGACAGAGATAGGGTAAGGTGGAATGGGACGATCACTGGAGATCCCACAGAGGGCCAGAGGATGACAGATGACAGCACCTGAGCAGGTCAGCTCTTGGCTCAACCCAGAGGCCTTGCTCCCCAGGACCTGAGGGAGCTGCTGGGGGAAGGAACTGGAGCCTGGAGCTAGTACCTTACAGAAGTCGTTCCTCTTGGCAGCCTCAATCAGCTCTTCACCTGCACGGAACACCTGCCCGTTACTCTGCAGTCGGGGACCTGGGCTTGGGTTGGTGTTTCAGTGGACAGGACTGTGCCTGCCGGGCATGTGCGCCCAGGGCTGGGTTGGTGCGTGAAGCTCGAAGGCTGTGTTTGTGTAAGGCTGTATCTGGGCCCTATCCCCACCCCACTGAGTCTCCTGCCCCCAACCAGGCAGAAAGGAGGGGCCCCAGAGGAAGAGGCCTCACCTTCAGGGGGTGCGGCATCCCCTTGCAATGACCTGCAACAGAGCACGATGTGCTGTGACCAGCTATGGCACAGGCCAGCTGCTCGCCCTCCCCAGCCCCAACTGGGGGCGTCTTCATCCTTTCCAcagtttattgagtgcctgctacaCACCAAGCACTATTCCGggtactggggatacagcagGGAAACGAGGCAGAGGAAGcccttgccctcatggagcttacattctagttcaGGGATGCAAACAAGTCAAATAAATAAGGAGTTCTGAGAGCAAGGGTGCTCTGAAGAATTCAGAACAGGTGGTGTGGCACCCCTGCAGAAGGGGTCCTAGGAGTGACCTCTCCAAGGAGGAAACTGCCAAGCTGAGATTCgagtgggatgggggtgggggagctctGGAAAGATGGGGGAAGAGTTGGAGGCAGTGATGACAGAAGTCCAGTGGTGGCAAAAGCCTGAGGCCTCAAAGAACCAGGAGAAGAGAGTGGGGCAGGACCGTGGAGGTGAACgcagggagggggctgggagCCCAGTGCAATGACCGGGGGCCTGGGGAGAACCTGAGTTCAAAGGGATGCTGAGAAAGAAGCTTCTAGGTAGGGGAATGGCCTGGTATGCTCTGCATTTTTAGTTGGCCGTGGTGTGGAGACGGGGGTGGGAGGGCACGAATGGCTGCAGGGATATAAGAGCTGGGGGCCAGGGTGTGGCATGGCAGCCCTGGTGCCAGACAGGCTGGCGGCAGTGGGGATGGGGGGAGTGCTCGGGTGGTGGGGCAGGGGCCGCCAGGACTGGCTGAAGGATGAGGTCCAGGGGAGGTAGAAGTCAGGGAGCGAGCCCAGGTGGATGTGAGGCTGCTTCCCCAGGGAACTGCAGGGCTGAAGGTGTCAGGGGGGCTTTGGCCAGGTGCAGGTTGACACCATTTAGTCAACTGGTGGAGGGGCTGGAAGCAGGGATTCCGGAGTCATCGGCTTACATGTGGGACTGAAAGCCGGGGGCTGGAGGAACAGGACACCAGGACTCACCGGGGCGTGGGTGAGcagggtgaggtggggagaggggaagtgGGGGTCGGGAGGTCAGGCCGCGCCGATGCCCCCAGCAGCTCAGGGTCCAGGATATAAATCTCATCCTGTGCGATCTCAGTCACATAGTTGAGGTGCTCCTGTGGGGGGGAGGTCAGGGCAGGAGGTCAGGGCACCTGACGGAGGGGGCCGAGGGGCAGCAAGGCTGGCAGACCTGGAGAAGCCTCTGCTGTGAGCACAAACACCGAAAGGAGGTGGCCAGGCAAGGGGCCCTGCCTGTCCCTCTCCCACTCCTTCCCACTCCTGACGCCTCCTCCGACTGCCCAGCCTTTACCAGATGAGCTGGCACCTGGCCCGAGTGCCTTTGCTTCTATGTCTCCCTAGATGGCTCTGGGCTTCCAGGCCCTCCTGCCCACCCAGCAAGCCTTTGCTAGGTATCCGGCTGCCTTTCCGGCTGGCACCACGCTGTACTCTCCAGTGTGGAGGGCAGGGCCGCAACCCAGGCTGTGCACACACAAGTGTGAAGGCCCTCAGAGGCATGAGGACAGAGGTGAGCCCATCAGGGGAGCACCCCAGGAGAGGCGACCCTGGGGCCCGGAACCAGCTGTGGCTGGAGCAGGCCTGCAATCGCTCACCTGGGCTCGGTCGATCCTGTAGAAGCGGCTGGCAGTGGTGGCTGTGGGAGAGAGGGCAGCCGAGGATCAGGGAGTGCCATGTCCAGGCCTAGGTCCTCTGCTGCCCCCACCTGGGTTCCCCTAGGGAGGGGACAGGAAACAGCCTGGCACTCTGGGAGTAGACTCACCGTCCAGGAAGCACCACTTGGGGGACAGTTTCTGGCATGTCGGGGACTTGGCTCCAGCACCATCGGGCTCCTGTGGAGAGAAGCAAAGGCCAGGCTGGGACAGAGTGGGGGCCAGGGAGGGAAGGGAACTTGGAGTAGGGTCACCAGCACAGAGGAGGCTCTGCAGGGCGAGAGGGGCATGTCCTCACTTCTCGCCACCCTCTTGGTGGGCACCTGGGGAGGCCCCACCCCTTACCTGCTGCAGTCTCTCGATGTGGGCGCGGCAGAGCTCTAGGTCACTGTCTCCTGGGACCACCACAGTGCCCAGCGGCACGGCTGGAGGACAGAGCACCTGTCAGCAGCTGGCTGCATCCCACAGCCCTGCCCAAGGGGGCACCGGCTGCCTCATCCCCTCCTGGCCACCCTGCCAGACCACCCCACGGCACTcacaggcctccttgagctgctccTTGTCGTAGTGCAAGGCCTCGTAGTCGTGCATGCTGACGCGACTCACCTGGATGCGCAGCTGCTCGGGCACCGGCTGCTGGCTGTCGGGCAGGGCCGGTAAGCGGGGGCTCAGCAAGGGCCCTGCCTGGGTGCCACCCTCGGCCTGGCACCAAACCACGTGCCGAGAGAAGGTCCCGCCCCACTCCAACACCCCTGGGGCAGAGGGACAGTCAGccccttttacagatggggaaaccaaggcccagagagggcaggctCTGGCCTCGGCGCCCAGGGCACGTGGCGGGGTGGGACGTACTCGCTGTGCAGGGGGGCGGCGCTCCGCCGCTTGGCTTTCTGCACCATGGTGGCCTGGTTGCGCAGGGCGATGCGGATGCGTGAGGCTGCAAGCTTGCAGGGCTCGCCGTCCACCTGCACCGGGATGGCCTTGGACGTGGTGAGCACCACCTCACGGCACTGCGTCAGCCGCTCGCCGTGCCCGCCCACCTGCAGCGCGGCCTGTGGACACAGGAAGCTCGGGTCAGATGGCACCAGGGCTGGGGGTGGCGGGCCCCAGGCTCTGCTCCTTCCGAAGCAGAAGCTCTAGCCAGAGAACAAAGGTGAGAGTGACCCCTGGtcagagggcagaggggagggcgAGACCctaggtggggaggggagggggcagaggcaaCGAAGGTGACTCCTCAGTCAGAGTGGGGAGTGAAGGTATCCCGAGGCATAGCGAGGAAAGGGGGTGGGTGCCGCTCTCGAGCCAGAGGAACGAGACAAAGAAGGAAGGTGAGGATGAACTAGGCTGCCGTGGCCCATGGAGGCGAGTGTGGATGACCCCTTCCACCTTTGGGCTGTGCTCCCAGGCACCGTGGGGCCAGCGCCCACTCACCAAGGACGTCATGGTGAAGCCAATGACCTCGAGGTAGCCGTCGTCATGCCGCTGGGGCTCAAAGTCGTGGTGCTCCCCAGGGTGGCCCCAGGGCATGGTGCCTGCACAGTACCTGCATGGGCGGGCGATGACACGGGCCTCAAAACACAGTCTCTACAGGAGAGGACAGCAGggccccatccccccaccccaggagGCCCCTCCTCACCTGGGGATGTTCAGGAAAACAACACACTGGGGTTTCAGGTCCTGGATCTTAGGAGTCAAGTCTGTTCCATCACACTAGAGGCGGGCGGGGAGGGTGTTGAGGTGCATGTGCCAGGTGGCCTCCCTCCCTTCCGGCCCGCCTACCCGCGGCAGCCTGGCCCCACTCACCACCACTCGGATGTGCTTGGCCAGGTCCTTGGAGCTGCCCATCAGGAAGTCGGAGAAGGCTGTCTGTGGGAGACAGAGAGCGTCACCATCTGCTGACAGAGATCTTTCCTTACCAGCACCCAGCAGGGCTCCTGGGGCCTGGTGGACACAGGTGGGCAGGGGCACGGGTGGTAGAAGAGGTGGGCACAGGCGGGGGTGCAGACCCACTCACCCCAGCGTAGAACATCTTATTCCGAAAGCGGCTGTTGAATTTCTCTGGGTTGGCCTCTGGGTGGAGACAAGCAGGGGGGCCAGTGAGTCACCCCAGCCTGCccaggtggggttgggggagggctGGGATGGATGCCTTCACTGGCAGGAGCAGGGTCTGACCCTCCTGGGGACACTCCTGTGCCCACCCTGCCCTGGCCTCAGTGGGAGGCTGCCAACCTCGAGACTCGTGGAACTCCAGGGTGACATGGGCGTCAaagcccaggctgaagtagtTGTTGAAGACATCCAGGGGCAACTGGAAAAAGGTCAAGGGACCAAAATGAGGGCTGGGCCTTACAGATGTCCCCGCTCCAGGGGCCTTGTGTGGCCGAGCCAGCTCAGCCCATCTGTTCACAGGCCTTTCCTGGTCAGCAGTGTCTGCCTTCACCTGCCGTCAGGCGCAGCCCTACTCTGCCTGGTGGCTCCTGGGGGATTTCCCTGCATGCCTGGCAGCATCTCTTCCCTGTCAGCTCCCCTAACACTTCTTCCTGACATGCCATGTGGAACACGACAGTGGAGCTTGGTTTTGCTCACTGCTGAGAGTAGTGCCTGGCAGGTAGCACGCGCTCAGTGCATGTTTGTGGAATAAAGCAGCatcttctggccaggcgtggtggctcacgcctgtaatcccagcactttgggaggccg
Coding sequences within:
- the DGKZ gene encoding diacylglycerol kinase zeta isoform X6: MEPRDGSPEARSSDSESASASSSGSERDAGPEPDKAPRRLNKRRFPGLRLFGHRKAITKSGLQHLAPPPPTPGAPCSESERQIRSTVDWSESATYGEHIWFETNVSGDFCYVGEQYCVARMLKSVSRRKCAACKIVVHTPCIEQLEKINFRCKPSFRESGSRNVREPTFVRHHWVHRRRQDGKCRHCGKGFQQKFTFHSKEIVAISCSWCKQAYHSKVSCFMLQQIEEPCSLGVHAAVVIPPTWILRARRPQNTLKASKKKKRASFKRKSSKKGPEEGRWRPFIIRPTPSPLMKPLLVFVNPKSGGNQGAKIIQSFLWYLNPRQVFDLSQGGPREALEMYRKVHNLRILACGGDGTVGWILSTLDQLRLKPPPPVAILPLGTGNDLARTLNWGGGYTDEPVSKILSHVEEGNVVQLDRWDLHAEPNPEAGPEDRDEGATDRLPLDVFNNYFSLGFDAHVTLEFHESREANPEKFNSRFRNKMFYAGTAFSDFLMGSSKDLAKHIRVVCDGTDLTPKIQDLKPQCVVFLNIPRYCAGTMPWGHPGEHHDFEPQRHDDGYLEVIGFTMTSLAALQVGGHGERLTQCREVVLTTSKAIPVQVDGEPCKLAASRIRIALRNQATMVQKAKRRSAAPLHSDQQPVPEQLRIQVSRVSMHDYEALHYDKEQLKEASVPLGTVVVPGDSDLELCRAHIERLQQEPDGAGAKSPTCQKLSPKWCFLDATTASRFYRIDRAQEHLNYVTEIAQDEIYILDPELLGASARPDLPTPTSPLPTSPCSPTPRSLQGDAAPPEGEELIEAAKRNDFCKLQELHRAGGDLMHRDERSRTLLHHAVSTGSKDVVRYLLDHAPPEILDAVEENGETCLHQAAALGQRTICHYIVEAGASLMKTDQQGDTPRQRAEKAQDTELAAYLENRQHYQMIQREDQETAV
- the DGKZ gene encoding diacylglycerol kinase zeta isoform X3; amino-acid sequence: MSALGAGHSAGGSCNEASALGPVEALGTEEGERLGALRQMWRYRSWDVPQIPPEAPQTQKAITKSGLQHLAPPPPTPGAPCSESERQIRSTVDWSESATYGEHIWFETNVSGDFCYVGEQYCVARMLQKSVSRRKCAACKIVVHTPCIEQLEKINFRCKPSFRESGSRNVREPTFVRHHWVHRRRQDGKCRHCGKGFQQKFTFHSKEIVAISCSWCKQAYHSKVSCFMLQQIEEPCSLGVHAAVVIPPTWILRARRPQNTLKASKKKKRASFKRKSSKKGPEEGRWRPFIIRPTPSPLMKPLLVFVNPKSGGNQGAKIIQSFLWYLNPRQVFDLSQGGPREALEMYRKVHNLRILACGGDGTVGWILSTLDQLRLKPPPPVAILPLGTGNDLARTLNWGGGYTDEPVSKILSHVEEGNVVQLDRWDLHAEPNPEAGPEDRDEGATDRLPLDVFNNYFSLGFDAHVTLEFHESREANPEKFNSRFRNKMFYAGTAFSDFLMGSSKDLAKHIRVVCDGTDLTPKIQDLKPQCVVFLNIPRYCAGTMPWGHPGEHHDFEPQRHDDGYLEVIGFTMTSLAALQVGGHGERLTQCREVVLTTSKAIPVQVDGEPCKLAASRIRIALRNQATMVQKAKRRSAAPLHSDQQPVPEQLRIQVSRVSMHDYEALHYDKEQLKEASVPLGTVVVPGDSDLELCRAHIERLQQEPDGAGAKSPTCQKLSPKWCFLDATTASRFYRIDRAQEHLNYVTEIAQDEIYILDPELLGASARPDLPTPTSPLPTSPCSPTPRSLQGDAAPPEGEELIEAAKRNDFCKLQELHRAGGDLMHRDERSRTLLHHAVSTGSKDVVRYLLDHAPPEILDAVEENGETCLHQAAALGQRTICHYIVEAGASLMKTDQQGDTPRQRAEKAQDTELAAYLENRQHYQMIQREDQETAV
- the DGKZ gene encoding diacylglycerol kinase zeta isoform X7, producing the protein MLQKSVSRRKCAACKIVVHTPCIEQLEKINFRCKPSFRESGSRNVREPTFVRHHWVHRRRQDGKCRHCGKGFQQKFTFHSKEIVAISCSWCKQAYHSKVSCFMLQQIEEPCSLGVHAAVVIPPTWILRARRPQNTLKASKKKKRASFKRKSSKKGPEEGRWRPFIIRPTPSPLMKPLLVFVNPKSGGNQGAKIIQSFLWYLNPRQVFDLSQGGPREALEMYRKVHNLRILACGGDGTVGWILSTLDQLRLKPPPPVAILPLGTGNDLARTLNWGGGYTDEPVSKILSHVEEGNVVQLDRWDLHAEPNPEAGPEDRDEGATDRLPLDVFNNYFSLGFDAHVTLEFHESREANPEKFNSRFRNKMFYAGTAFSDFLMGSSKDLAKHIRVVCDGTDLTPKIQDLKPQCVVFLNIPRYCAGTMPWGHPGEHHDFEPQRHDDGYLEVIGFTMTSLAALQVGGHGERLTQCREVVLTTSKAIPVQVDGEPCKLAASRIRIALRNQATMVQKAKRRSAAPLHSDQQPVPEQLRIQVSRVSMHDYEALHYDKEQLKEASVPLGTVVVPGDSDLELCRAHIERLQQEPDGAGAKSPTCQKLSPKWCFLDATTASRFYRIDRAQEHLNYVTEIAQDEIYILDPELLGASARPDLPTPTSPLPTSPCSPTPRSLQGDAAPPEGEELIEAAKRNDFCKLQELHRAGGDLMHRDERSRTLLHHAVSTGSKDVVRYLLDHAPPEILDAVEENGETCLHQAAALGQRTICHYIVEAGASLMKTDQQGDTPRQRAEKAQDTELAAYLENRQHYQMIQREDQETAV